From a region of the Kwoniella mangroviensis CBS 8507 chromosome 1 map unlocalized Ctg01, whole genome shotgun sequence genome:
- a CDS encoding histone H4: protein MSGRGKGGKGLGKGGAKRHRKVLRDNIQGITKPAIRRLARRGGVKRISGLIYEETRGVLKIFLENVIRDSVTYTEHAKRKTVTSLDVVYALKRQGRTLYGFGA from the exons ATGTCCGGTCGAggaaaaggtggtaaaggtttaggtaaaggtggtgcCAAGAGACACAGAAAGGTTTTGAGAGATAACATCCA AGGTATCACCAAGCCTGCTATCAGACGTCTCGCTAGACGAGGTGGTGTCAAGCGAATCTCCGGTTTGATCTACGAAGAGACCCGAGGTGTCCTCAAGATCTTCCTCGAGAACGTCATCAGAGATTCAGTTACTTACACTGAACACGCCAAGAGAAAGACTG TCACCTCCCTCGATGTCGTCTACGCTCTCAAGAGACAAGGTCGAACCCTTTACGGTTTCGGTGCTTAA
- a CDS encoding mitochondrial 54S ribosomal protein uL5m, producing the protein MSATPLRSLASSASRIPALRRASIPPSSRYASSSSSSKSSKPSTQTSPLPKDDWTLPHIHVGPTHASRYSQHYHNTLSSDLMYMTYSHRLAQKPPKPESVQPPQTAYEANRPRPPIMRGNRALRTKTTQIDVDNVPKLESVIIHTMVKEAIANKSTLLSAIMALRAISGETPNGGGKKGSSGVEVIVAKKSAAAWKLRAGMPVSVKVELKGDAMYDFIQSLVDFVLPRLRDFPGIPLPPSSTPKNSPASLTGIVSFGFNPTTMSFFPQIESNTDAYPRLHGFHVYFKTSLRGENAHEHARTLVSGFRIPFHRR; encoded by the coding sequence ATGTCCGCAACACCTCTACGATCGCTCGCCTCTTCGGCATCTCGGATACCAGCCCTGAGACGAGCGTCTATACCTCCATCTTCCCGATatgcttcttcatcctcctcttccaaatcatccaaaccATCCACTCAGACCTCCCCTCTACCGAAAGATGACTGGACCCTTCCTCACATCCATGTTGGTCCCACCCACGCCTCCCGTTATTCTCAACACTACCACAACACCCTATCTTCCGATCTGATGTACATGACCTACTCCCATCGACTCGCTCAGAAACCACCTAAACCCGAATCTGTCCAACCTCCTCAAACGGCCTATGAGGCCAATAGACCCAGACCACCAATCATGCGTGGTAATCGAGCCTTACGAACCAAAACCACTCAGATCGATGTGGATAACGTACCGAAATTGGAATCAGTCATAATTCACACGATGGTGAAAGAGGCTATAGCGAATAAATCAACTTTGTTATCTGCCATTATGGCTTTACGGGCTATATCGGGTGAAACACCTAAcggaggtggaaagaagggatcaTCAGGTGTAGAAGTGATAGTAGCCAAGAAGTCAGCTGCAGCATGGAAACTTAGAGCTGGAATGCCGGTCTCAGTCAAAGTTGAATTGAAAGGAGATGCAATGTACGATTTCATTCAATCACTTGTGGACTTTGTCCTACCCAGATTGAGAGATTTCCCAGGTATACccttacctccttcttcgacTCCTAAAAATTCGCCCGCAAGTTTGACGGGAATAGTATCGTTCGGATTCAACCCTACCACCATGTCTTTCTTCCCtcaaatcgaatcgaatACCGACGCATACCCTAGATTACACGGTTTCCACGTATACTTCAAGACTAGTTTGAGGGGAGAGAACGCCCATGAACATGCTAGAACATTGGTCAGTGGATTTAGGATACCGTTCCATAGGAGATAA